The DNA sequence TATAGGGGGAGGGGCAGGAGCTAAAATTTCAGTCATCACAACCAAAGCTTTGCTAGCCGCTTTtgccttctttctttttggttGCCAGTCGGGTTTAGCTGGTGCTCCCTTGCATGTTTTATAATAATGCCCCTTCTCCCCGCATTTGCTACACGTTACCTGAAAAGTTCTTCTCACTTTGTCGCCAATCACTGGAGGGGGAGGGGGTGCACCGGAATCAATCCTGCGTTTCTTTGGACGACCAGCTGGTCTTACTATCCTGGGGGGTTGTGGCTTTGGATGGTCTGTCTTCTCCCAAAATTCTTCGCTGTTCACCGGATTTACACACAAGTTATATATTTTCCTCACAGCATCCATAGTGAGATAAGGGCTCACAAAGTCTTCGGCAGCCTTAATTCTCAACTTAGAGATAGCAGCAACTGCGTGGACACATGGCATCCCTATACAACAGCAATAAAAACATGAATATGATGCGCTAAAAAATGTGAAAATAACAAGACAAGAATTATAATTAATGTTTACCTGTCAACTGCCATGCATTGCAAGTGCATGTATGTTGTTGGAGATTGACACCCAATTTGTGTTTTCCCCTAGTAACTTCAAATAGAACCCTGTCATTATCTCCGCTCCATTGTGCATTCCATTTATGACTCTGTGGTTTAATGTGCTTGTCAAGTCTCCACTGCTGTGCTGGTGCCAGTTTCTCAGTGCACCTCCCTAAAATTCTCTTGTGCTTGGCCATCTTTTTCATTATTGTACACCTTATCTCTTCACACATTGTTAGAATCGGCTTCTTCCTAGCCTCAACTATCATAGAATTCCAAACCTCACACATGTTATTGGTGAGGCTGTCATTCTTCGGACCATGATTGAAATATGCCTTGCACCAAGCTGCTGGGTCAAATTGATTCATATACTCCCATCCTCTGCGACACTCACTTTTAAACTTCTCCATTGATGCTTTGAACTGCACCTGAGTAGTGCACTTGGCAGCATGCCATAACAGTCCCTTTACCTGCTTGTTATTGAATTTTTGTTGAAGATTCTTCTAAATGTGCAACACACAATTTCTATGGTGTGCATAGGGCATGACTTCCTTTGCTGCACGCATAAGTCCCTGCAAGTTTGgtttaaaaactaaatataaGTCTTTTATAATTGCTACAGACATCTAATTATACATCAATCGCTGGCAATAGAAGTCACTGGTATAAACCAATTATAAGTCATAAACTAATTATAATTTAGTTATATTGTGCAAAATTGCATTTTATTAAACTGAAAAAGGCATGCCAATTATAACCGTTACAAACATCTAATTATAATCTAACATGTGCAACAGAAGGCTATAGCCATAAACTAATTATAAGTCAATTATATTGTGCAGAATTGCATTTATAAAACTGAAAATGGCATGCCAATTATAATTGTTACAAACATCTAATTATAATCCAACATGTGCAACAGAAGTCTATATCTAATAAGACAATTATCTTGTGCAGACTTGTATTTATAAAACAATATCTAATAATATAAACAATATCTACACTATAATCCAACTAAACTCTGCAGAATTATAATCAATATCAGAATAGGTTGGCAAATGTTGTTACCTTCTGTTGGTCGGACATGAGATTCCATCCACGCACTTGATGGTCTCCCAAATCATCCTGAAGTCGAGTTAAGAACCACATCCAGTTCTCTATATTTTCTGCTCTTGTAACATCATATGCAATAACGAATACATGGTTGTTAGCATCAAGTGACATTGCAGTTAGGAGTTGGCTTCCATAATACCCCTTTAAAAAGCATCCATCTAGGCCTATTAGTGGTCTACAACCCTTAACAAACCCATTTCTGCACGCATCTAAGCATATGTAAATTTTGTCAAACAGCGGTAGAGATTGCGGAATTGGGTCAACACACATGTCAGCCGTGCTGCCTGGGTTACTCCTGTGCAACTCTTGTAAATAATCCCACAACTTTCCATATTGTGCCTTGTCATTTCCAACAACAATTTCCCTAGCTGCTTTCAAAGCCCTTTGGATCATTTTTGGATGGACCTGAACATTGTAGTCCTGTTTCATATGCTCCGTTGCTTCCCTCGGTGTCAGCTTAGGCTGTGTTGCCAACCTTTTTTCCAGCTTATCTGTGACCCATGTCCTATCGGCCAAATTGCTTCCATAATCCCTTCCACATGTATGCTTGTTGTGAAATGTTTTTATCTCAAATGCCATTGTTTTTGAGTTCCTTGCCACATATATTAACCATGGACAGTTCTCCTCTGCACATCTAGCCCTGACCCTCTCCTTCTCATTTTTGATATACATGCAATCTCTTCCATCCCAAACAAATACATCCTTCAAGGCCTTCTTAAATATCTCCATAGTCAAAAATTGCATTCCAAGCTCAAACCGAACCTTTCCATATTCATTTTCTTCATTGAAATTAAGTCCGTGCATTGTCCTCTCATCCTCAGAAGATACTGGGGTATGACACTCTTCAGAAGCATATTCATAGTTGTAGTCATCACTGTCACTCTTCTCATTAACCACTGCTGGACCTCCTAGTTCATCTTCTACTGGCCCTTGGGCAGAACCCAACCCACTAGGAGGTGTCTCAGTTCGATTTCCTTTACTAGATTCACCGTATAGCACAtgtctcttcctcctcctcccaGTATACTTCTTTGATGATTTCTTACCATTTTTCTTAGGTGACACTTTCTTCTTGTTTGATGGAGACACAGATgctttttcctttattttttttccatgTCTTTTTGGTGACTCAATATCACTACTATCAGTCTCATAACTAAGAGGAGGAGGCTTGTAGGCCTCCATCATCCGATGAGGATTCCTCTGTGACCACAACGGGCTCTTCCTCTGGTTCTGCCTCTGGTTCGACTGCCATTGGTTGACTTACCGGGTGCTCAAAGTAGATGTAGAACTCATTTCTATCTGGACAACTTAGAGTGGCTTCACACATGTCATTAATATCCTGGTCACCCTTAAGGATATGAAGCCCAAACTCCAGGTTTCTTGCTGCTGGATCAAGCCAGTAAATTTCTTTGTATTCTATATAACCTAATCCCCTGAAGAGTTCTTCCAAGTCCTTCTTGTTGACAAAATCAACATCCATGGGTGGAAATTTCTCAATCTTTCCATCTACGTACCGTAGCACTCCATTTGGATCTTTCTTGAGTATCCCACCATGATGAAAAACAGGGATAACAAACACAGACATCTGTAAAAATCCAAACTATAACTCAGTAACAGAGCTATACTTCAAACTTAATCAACAGCAAATAGACTAAAATATCTATCAGTTAAGAATTCTTAACTCATCAATAAGCAGAAAGGTAGAAACTTTCAAAGTTAACATCACTATTATAGTTTCGCAACAACCCTAACTCATCAAACAAAGCTAGTGTTTCACCCCATCCACCCATAATCAACATGCAGAGGAGAACTGAGTTATCAAAGCTAATTTCACTCCCACTATCTGACACACTCCTCAATTTGACTATAGTGAAAGATAAAATAAGTAGAAGAGAACGAAAGATTGCTTACCGTTTCAAAGAAACTTGCCAAATGCTTCCAATGTCTTCCCACACAGTGGTGCAGCACGATCGCACGTCCTCAACGTAACGCTCTTTTGGAGGGAAGGagaaaggtttcagagttagGGCCAAATGTAAATGAAGAGGGAGAGGAAGGTGTTTTATGGAATAACGCTCATAATGAAACACAGCGTTTCAACAAAGGTACAGGGGGCGATTTGTCCCAATTATGAAGGAGAGAAACCCACGTGGACAAGTTACTGACACATCAGCTAGTGACCTACTCGGATCCGGTTGCAGGGACTGGAACGTACTGAAATCATAATAGATAGGGATCGATTTGGGTATTTAGATTTCTTAGGGGATGGGAAGTCCATCGGACAAATCGTTAGGGACCGGAAAGGGCATTTACtctatataaaattattataaattttaaaattaaataataaaaataaaatatttggaTAGTAACTTAAAATTGAGAAagaatatttattcaaattggtgtttaagaaattttttttttgaaaaaaagagcTCAACACTCAAAGTGGAACATACAAAAATAAAGACAAGACAAATAAAAGACGAACCAACTCTTATGTCATATCCGGCATAACCATCAAAAACATGAGTTAGTTACTACATCATTCCATAGCACATAGAAACGATTGAGTCGTACAGTCTACAACGCCTATTGTCTTGTTCTGAAATATTACATCATTCCTTCGTAGCCAAACATTCCATATAACTGAGAAGAACCCAACTAACCAGTACTTGCGCACCTCCTTTCTTATAGGCATGGATCTCCAACTCTCAAAGTGATCTTTCAAAGTGTCGGGAGCTGTCCACACCTAACCAAATTCCGTGATCCATGCACATCACACCTGCCAAGAGTACTCACAAGTAACAAACAGGTGCTGAAcattttcaacttttttttacACAACACGCACATATTATCATTTTGATCCAGGATTCCCAACCTACTCAGCCGGTCCTTTCTATTTGACCCGGCCAACCAATTAAAACCAAATGAACAACTCAACTCTAGGCGAAACTAAGCCttaccaaattttttttgtgaatcTGTAGCTTAGAATCACCTCGTCCAAAGTCGCTTCCTGCAAAACCTGCACAAATGAGTTAATAGTATAAACGCCTTCCTTGTCAAATTTTTACACCACTCTATCTTGCACTTCTGCAATCAGTCTAATAGATTGCAAGGCATGAAACATCTGATCCAAGGTTTCTATTTCCCATTGGTGGAGCTCCCGCCTCTACTGAAAATGCCAAACCCACTCTATCCCATCCCAAAACCCACAATTCTCAATTGCTTATTCTTTTTAGCTTGAAATCAAGAAGAGTCTCGGATAAGAGTCTTTCAACTTTTTCACTTGGAGTCACGTATCCTCCCAAAATCTGGTGGTCCTACCATCCCCTACCTCCATAGCAAGGCCATCAATCATCATCTGCCTTACTTGTTGTTCCTTTATTTGTAGTTGACATATGTCTCTCCATGGGCCACCTCTCTCTGGTAAAATCTGAGTAGACAACAACTGATTTGGGTCCAAACTATTACAGGAACACACAATCTTCTTCCAAACCGGATAGTCAGCCTTTGAGAACCGCCACCACCATTTAAATAGTAAAGCAGTATTACGAACCACTACATCACCCACCCCCAGCCCTCTTAACTTCTTTGGTGCATGGATCCTCTCCCACTTCACAGGAGCCATACTAGGTCATCCGTCATCCTTCCCCCAGAAGAACCTCCTCTGCAAAGAGATAATTCTTCGTGCAACCGTATTTGGCATCTTATACAGTCTCAGGTAATAAATTGGTAGGCTATTTATGACAGACTTAATGAGTACCAGCTTTCCAGCCTTACTTAGGACCTTCGCTTTCCATAAGCTGAGCTTCTCTTCCACCTTATCTATCACCGGCTTCCAAGTTTTTACTAACCGCGGATTTGCTCCTAGGCTAATACCAAGATACCTCACTGGTAGGGCTGCCTCCTGGCAACCAAGCATCTGACACATCCGACTAGTCCACTCCTGACTGCAATTTACTGGTATCCACCTAAACTTCTCAAAGTTAATGCTCAATCCCGACATAATCTCGAAGCACCTCAGAAGTCTCTTATAATTTCTCACTGTCTCCTCCTCAGGCGGACAAAATAATAGTGTGCCATCCACAAATTGTAAGTGTGATAACTCAATATCATCCCAACCGACTAAAAGTGGAGATATTTGACCGTTCCTTACCGCCTCCCCGATCATTCTGTTGAGCACATCCACCACCAGAACAAACAAAAACGGCGATAATGAGTCGCCTTGACGAAGTTCCCTCTCCATTTTGAAAGCTTTTGTTGGTAACCCATTAACTAGAATAGAGATAGATGCCGACCTAATACACTCCTTGACCAATGTCCTCCATGTACTACCGAATTCCGTCTTCTCTAACACAGTATCGACGAAGCACTATTTAACTCTATCATAGGCTTTGTGGAAATATAGTTTGATAATCAATGATGCCTTTCTTTTCAGTTTTAACTAGTGCACAGTTTCACATGCAATTAAAACTCCAGCATGTATCTTTTTTTCCTTCACAAAGGCACTCTGGGATTCTCCAACTAAACCTGGTATGAGACTCCTCATTCTTCATGTCAGCAGTTTAGAAATAACTTTATAAACACATCCAACCATGTTGATAGGTTTGAGGTCTTTTATCTCTTTTGCCCCAACGAATTTTCGAACCAACGCTACCCATGTGACATTGGAATCTGCTAGTAGTCTTGCAGTCTCAAAAAAGCTCATCACAGCTGTAGTGAATTCCGATCCAATCTCACTCCAAcacttttttataaaatttatgttGTATCTATCACTCCTTGGAGCCTTAGAAGATTCGCAGTCCCATACTGCCTCTTTCACTTCCTCTACTGATGGCATCACCTCTAGTGCTTTAGCTTCCTCCCTCTCCAGACAGTTGACTAATCCATCCCTAAATCTCAAAGTTGGGAAGACTTCCTGGTGGTACAGACGTTTATAAAAGTCTCGAATCGCCACCTTGATTCTCGATTGATTCCTTACTAGTCTCCCATTAATCACCAATGACTATATCTTGTTATTCCTTCTTCTTGCCGAAgcaatattttgaaaataccTTGTATTCATATCCATCTTATTAACATGCCGAGCCTTAGACATTTGCTTCCAATAAACATCCTGTCTGACATACCACTTCTCACAGTATCTTACTAACGCCCTTCTCCTTGCCTCCATTGTACCATCAAACAATCCACTACTAACCATATCATCCACCTTCTTTATCTCTTCCTCAAACTTTCTTATCTTCTCAGTTATATCCCCAAATTGTTGTTTATGCCATCTCCGTACTGATACTGATAGCGCTTTCATTTTATCTAGGAATTGCACATCACCTAATTCCCTCCATTCTTCCTTCACCATTCTTAGAAAGCATTCATGTGTGAACCATGAGTCCAAGCTCCGAAAAGGTCTTGGGCCATCAAACTTTCTACTGTCTTCCATTATCAATATGACTGCACGAACGCCCCCTAAACCATGTATACTTCCGATCATTTAACGCCAGATCAACCAGCTTCATATCATTTATCCATGCTCTAAAATCCTCAGCAGACATTGATAAACTAGTCGCTTCTTTTCTTTATTCCAAATACAAAATTTCATTAAAATCACCCAAATAACAGAACAGCACCTGGCACAATCCTGCAATATAGCTCAAATCTTCCCACACTGAGATCTTCTCAGCTCTCACATGCGATCTATACACCAAACAAACAGCACGATGAAAATTATCTTTTATCACAACCCCTTCTACACACATACATCTATCCCTTTTATAGCAATTAATCAATTTGAACAATGATTCATCTTATATTAACAATAACCCTCTGGAAGCCCCAACTGAACTTACAAACTTCCAGCTAGGTCTGTCACTACCCCAAATACGCATTACAACAAAATTAGTCACCAActccttttttatttctatcaaTCCCAACATTTCCAATCTAgacttatttttaaaattttttagcatACTGAATTTTCCAGCACCACTCAAACCCCTAATATTCTAAGAACTTATAATCATTTAACATTATTAGTACACACCTGCTTGTGAGTTTTTGGCTAGCttcttcatattttttcttttttcgttgcTTGTTGTCGCTTTAGGGCCATAGCCTCATTTTTCTCCTGTAAGATTGCCATAATATCCTCCTCATCACTGCACTGAGCACCGGACTCTACAGCTAATTTTCAAGCCTCTTTGTTCTCAGCCATTTCTTCTTCCCAACTCAGCTATTGTTCTTCCCTCTGAGATCCATTTCCATCATCCAAACCAACTTCAGCCTCTGCTCCTACTTCTGTACGGCTCTCGTATTCTTCCTCTTGGCCCTTGCTGTAATCCTATGTCCAACCCTTCATCAAGCTTTTCATTTCCTGCATTCTCAATCCTGTCCCAACTTGGAGTTGCCAATCTTTGTTTTGTGTGTTGTGGTTTATGTTAACGTCATCCCCCTTACCATGCCCAGCAGCCACTATACTTGCCCCCGGGTCCTTCGCCATAATTTCCAACCTTCCCATCTCGTCAGACCTACGGCTAACCAAGAAGGTTtttctggatgctgcattgggGGCTGTTTCACGTCTCCACTGGCTAAGATCCTTTCCCCCAGCAGTGGCTCCACCTCCCGCATTCTTCCCTCCATCAAATCCCCCAGTCGTCGCCTCATATGTGGCCCCCTCAGTTAAGCAAACCTGTCCGCACCTAGCCTCCGAGTTGTGTAGCATCCCAGCCATTGCGCCACTCACACGGTCAAGCTCTTCATGCATAGCATCAGCGATCGGAGGCTGCCTCCCCAGTCGAGATGGTTCAGCCACCTCTGTCTTGTGATACTAACCGTTTCCTTCCACACGATGCTACGTCGCATCCCCTGCCATGCTGGTTCATGGAATCTCCTCGTGTGAAACGTTCACATCACCAGCCTGCAGTCCCTACCGGGTCGCCATAGAAAAAGGCTCAAGCCCAACCCAGTTGGAGAGGCAATTGGATCCTCCATTAAGGCCCATATCCTTCTCCTAAATCTGAGTCCCCTTACCACCCTTATTGGGATTACTTACTCCTAGCCCATTATCCTTTCTTATACTCTCATTTGGTTTGTTGCAATAATGCTCCCCATAAACACACGTTACCGTTTTATCCGAGTCTATCTCCTGATTAATTTCCATTGATCCTTGAAAATCCTCCTTTTCATTAAATGCCGCACAATTAGCCTTTCCATAATGCTGATTTAAATTCTTATGATTCCATTCATTCAAATCTAAAAGTGAATTTACTAATCTATCCTTCTCATATTCATCATTCCTGTAACCCTCCAGCATGAGATCAGCCGCCTGATCCTGTTCAACCACCAGCCTTACACCACCATAATTTAACACTTCACCATTTACTTCATGTTGCATCTCTTCAGCATTTATTGTTTGTTTGTCTCCTAGCTCCTTATTTCTCTCCTGAAAGCATTCTTCCCGATACACCTCTCCACCCGCTTCTCTTACGAGGACGTCAAATCCGCTTGCACCTATTGTAATGTGAATCCACTCATTAATAACATCAAAGACACATGTATCAATCAGAACTCGACCTACGCTAAATGAGTTACACGACTCCGTTAATTTATCGTGCTTAATCACCTCGCCCCATTGCTCCCCTATCCTGCGAAAAAAGTCTGTTGACCACGTATGTAATGGAACTCCATAACATTCCAACCACACTCTTCTTGACTCGCTTCTCTCCGTCTCATCCCATTTCCATACCATATAAAAAAAACCTTAATAAATCATTCATTCGAAAGGTGTAAGCTTCTTTGGCACTCAACACAATGTCAAAGGTTATCATAGCTTCATAAGCTCCCATCTCTCTTACTTGTGTTACCCCTGGCCATTCCCTATGAATCTTTTCCTGAAGGGCATTGAAGTCGATCGCCGTCTTTGTACCTCCAACAATACTTTTTTGCAACCAGACGACATTCTCATTCGCTATCGAcacttctattttctttgtccATCCGTTGTTATATGGATCCTTGATTGGTGCACCACTCGGCTACCTCacctctctttcttcaattgcTCGTACACTCCTATTCGGTGGATAGCTTCTTCCTGCGTCATGTCTTGTGGTTTCTGTCACTTCTTTGTCGTTTCCATTTTGCATTACACCTCCCCTTCTATATTTCACTTCTCCCACAAATAGTCTTCTGCCTCTTAACACCCATCTGTTTATATCTGCAACAGCCTTCAATTCTCCTCCTTTCGTTATATTTCGTATGAATGCAAACATGAATATTTGTCTATTTTTATTCTTCTGCGACAAATATATGTCTATGATTCTGCCTGTCCATTTGAACATATTAAAGAGTTCTCGTTTTGATATATCTTCCAAAGATTGTCGAtgaaaatagagaaagaatCAAGCTCTAATCATTGATACTCTTCTTTATTCCAAATTCTAGGATCTTTATCATGTTTACTCTGTAGAGTTCTTCCCCACCCGGTGTTTTCCTACCTCACCCGCTCTCGTACTTTCATCTCTTTACTCTGTAGAGTTCTTCtaagaaattttaaaatagatatTTTAGACCTCAACAAAAATTATTCACCAACTTTATTCTTAACTTTTGtaaatataaatcaaattagtccttcaCATCTCTGTTCCGTGAAGTGTTAACAGATTCATTCTACGTGTGTCGTTAACTTGTTGAGTCACACGTTAAGTGACACATTAAAAGTAGGACAATTTGGTCCCTTGCATCGTGATATAAAATATTGCATTTCTAGGCCATTATGTAACGTTGTTTCGTAAGCTGAGAATTGCTTTTCACTCAGCTTCGTATAagtcctttttttattttctctctattCAAATGAAATTACACAGAACCTCTTGTTTGAGCCTAGGTTTTATGAAGAAAGTTTTAACTTCGTTAACTCTCGTAGTCACGTAAAACACATTATCGCTAGAGCATGCATACAGAGAAGTTGTTGCAAAAGCTGCTTGTCTCGATCGCCACTCATCGAGGTTAAAATCCTTGccattcttttaaaattttgatagtATAATTGAGGTTGTTAGCTCTTTTATTCGACTGTGTTTAGCTTCTgtatttgttgttgttaatggAAGGATCATCTGATAAAATAACTTTGTAATTGCTTGTTCAAAACTCAAAACTGCTATGAATGTAATGCATGTATATATAAGTATACATTGTTTATGTGTAATAGTTGTTTTTGCATGGCTTAAGCTGATTTTAATATCATTTGAATATCTAAGTTGTGTTATCAAATTGTTTAAAATAGTTTAGGATTTGCCTAATctgatttta is a window from the Arachis stenosperma cultivar V10309 chromosome 3, arast.V10309.gnm1.PFL2, whole genome shotgun sequence genome containing:
- the LOC130965772 gene encoding uncharacterized protein LOC130965772, with protein sequence MEDSRKFDGPRPFRSLDSWFTHECFLRMVKEEWRELGDVQFLDKMKALSVSVRRWHKQQFGDITEKIRKFEEEIKKVDDMVSSGLFDGTMEARRRALVRYCEKWYVRQDVYWKQMSKARHVNKMDMNTRYFQNIASEVFPTLRFRDGLVNCLEREEAKALEVMPSVEEVKEAVWDCESSKAPRSDRYNINFIKKCWSEIGSEFTTAVMSFFETARLLADSNVTWVALVRKFVGAKEIKDLKPINMVGCVYKVISKLLT
- the LOC130965771 gene encoding uncharacterized protein LOC130965771 yields the protein MERELRQGDSLSPFLFVLVVDVLNRMIGEAVRNGQISPLLVGWDDIELSHLQFVDGTLLFCPPEEETVRNYKRLLRCFEIMSGLSINFEKFRWIPVNCSQEWTSRMCQMLGCQEAALPVRYLGISLGANPRLVKTWKPVIDKVEEKLSLWKAKVLSKAGKLVLIKSVINSLPIYYLRLYKMPNTVARRIISLQRRFFWGKDDG